In Kiloniellales bacterium, the following proteins share a genomic window:
- a CDS encoding septal ring lytic transglycosylase RlpA family protein, which translates to MKSRRHVLAGLAALVSSGLAGACANVPEPLDERSAAWVGRPYTIKGVRYQPRAQPGYDQVGMASWYGPGFHGKTTANGERYDMHGLTAAHKTLPFGTKVRVTNLANDRALIVRINDRGPFVPGRIIDLSKRAADQLGFLEAGKARVRVEAIDG; encoded by the coding sequence ATGAAGAGCAGGCGTCACGTACTGGCGGGTCTCGCCGCCCTGGTCTCTTCCGGCCTAGCCGGAGCCTGTGCCAACGTGCCGGAACCGCTCGACGAACGCTCCGCCGCCTGGGTCGGACGGCCCTATACGATCAAGGGTGTCCGCTACCAGCCCCGGGCACAACCCGGCTACGACCAGGTCGGCATGGCCTCCTGGTACGGTCCTGGCTTTCACGGCAAGACGACGGCAAACGGCGAGCGCTACGACATGCATGGCCTGACCGCGGCCCACAAGACCCTGCCGTTTGGGACCAAGGTTCGGGTGACCAACCTTGCCAACGACCGCGCCTTGATTGTGCGCATCAACGACCGGGGGCCGTTCGTGCCCGGCCGGATCATCGACCTGTCCAAGCGGGCGGCCGACCAGCTGGGCTTTCTCGAGGCCGGCAAGGCCAGGGTGCGGGTCGAGGCGATCGACGGGTAG
- a CDS encoding amidase, producing the protein MRDGLGAFVPGTEVDIAGADGGPLSGLTFAAKDIYDIAGHVTGCGNPDWARTHPPAESTAPSVQAWLDAGARLVAKTITDELAFSLNGQNHHYGTPTNVNAPGRIPGGSSSGSAAAVAGGLVDLAFGSDTGGSVRIPASFCGLYGIRTSHGRVPLDGIMPLAPSLDTVGWFARDAGLLRRAGEPLLTGQDTAEPATRLIVAEDSFEIAEPDSRAALAPHVERLKARFGAVEEVRVGDPQGFDHWIAQFRTLLSYEALQSHKSWILETSPHFGPDVGSRFEQARLIADETAEAASAERAIFAERMAALMKGAVLCKPTAAHAAPPDVPPTAEAWDAHRTRTHKLTCVAGLAYLPEVTLPLARVDGCPLGFSLVGAPGSDRALLELAEAFTAETADGLTGR; encoded by the coding sequence ATGCGCGACGGCTTGGGGGCTTTCGTTCCGGGCACCGAGGTGGACATCGCCGGCGCCGACGGCGGGCCGCTCAGCGGCCTGACCTTCGCGGCCAAGGATATCTACGATATTGCGGGCCACGTGACCGGCTGCGGCAACCCGGACTGGGCGCGCACGCACCCGCCGGCCGAGTCCACGGCGCCGTCGGTTCAAGCCTGGCTCGACGCCGGGGCGCGACTGGTCGCCAAGACGATCACCGACGAACTCGCGTTCAGCCTGAACGGCCAGAACCATCACTACGGCACCCCGACCAACGTGAACGCCCCGGGACGCATCCCCGGCGGCTCGTCCAGCGGTTCCGCGGCCGCCGTGGCGGGCGGCCTGGTCGACCTGGCCTTCGGCAGCGACACCGGCGGGTCGGTCCGGATTCCCGCCAGCTTCTGCGGACTCTACGGCATCAGGACCAGCCACGGGCGCGTTCCCCTCGACGGAATCATGCCGCTGGCGCCCAGCCTCGATACGGTCGGCTGGTTCGCCCGCGACGCCGGCCTGCTGCGCCGTGCCGGCGAACCGCTCTTGACCGGCCAGGACACCGCCGAGCCGGCCACCCGCCTGATCGTCGCCGAGGACTCCTTCGAGATCGCCGAACCGGATTCTAGGGCGGCCTTGGCGCCCCACGTCGAGCGCCTCAAGGCGCGCTTCGGCGCGGTCGAGGAGGTCCGTGTCGGCGACCCCCAGGGCTTCGATCACTGGATCGCCCAGTTCCGGACGCTGCTGAGCTACGAGGCCCTGCAGTCCCACAAGTCCTGGATCCTCGAAACCTCGCCCCATTTCGGACCCGACGTCGGGTCCCGCTTCGAGCAGGCCCGCCTGATCGCGGACGAGACGGCGGAGGCCGCCTCGGCCGAGCGGGCGATCTTCGCCGAGCGCATGGCCGCCTTGATGAAGGGCGCGGTCCTGTGCAAGCCGACCGCGGCCCACGCCGCTCCCCCGGATGTGCCGCCGACCGCCGAGGCCTGGGACGCCCATCGGACGCGGACCCACAAGCTGACCTGCGTCGCCGGCCTGGCCTACCTGCCGGAGGTGACCCTGCCGCTGGCGCGGGTCGACGGCTGTCCGCTCGGCTTCTCCCTGGTCGGAGCTCCCGGAAGCGATCGGGCGCTGCTCGAGCTGGCCGAGGCCTTCACGGCCGAGACCGCCGACGGTTTAACCGGGCGCTAA